In Arcobacter sp. F2176, a single genomic region encodes these proteins:
- a CDS encoding dienelactone hydrolase family protein, which produces MKKIIMLIFVLSGFAFANSGFVTYNIDGKEYEGYYSSPSKDAPLIYMVHDWDGVTDYEVKRAKMLYDLGYATFAVDLYGKGIRPTQTEDKKKLTNELYQNRAKMKRLLYAGYNEAKKLGANVSNAVGVGYCFGGAAILEFARNGGDLKSFITFHGGLQTPIGENYSNTKGSIVVFHGSADKAVSLQEFANLAMELEENGITHEMTTYSGAPHAFSVIGSSRYHKVADEKSWRRFTEILESTLK; this is translated from the coding sequence ATGAAAAAGATAATTATGTTGATATTTGTTTTAAGTGGTTTTGCTTTTGCAAATAGTGGCTTTGTTACATATAATATCGATGGAAAAGAGTATGAAGGGTATTATAGTTCTCCTTCAAAAGATGCACCACTTATCTATATGGTTCATGATTGGGATGGAGTTACTGATTATGAAGTAAAAAGAGCAAAGATGCTTTATGATTTGGGTTATGCAACATTTGCAGTTGATTTATATGGAAAAGGTATAAGACCAACCCAAACAGAAGACAAGAAAAAACTAACAAATGAACTTTATCAAAATAGAGCAAAAATGAAAAGACTTCTTTATGCAGGATATAATGAAGCTAAAAAATTAGGAGCAAATGTATCAAATGCCGTTGGAGTAGGATATTGTTTTGGGGGAGCTGCTATTTTGGAATTTGCTAGAAATGGTGGAGATTTAAAATCATTTATCACTTTTCATGGAGGATTACAAACTCCTATTGGTGAAAATTATTCCAATACAAAAGGTTCTATTGTAGTATTTCATGGAAGTGCTGACAAAGCTGTTAGTTTACAGGAGTTCGCTAATTTGGCTATGGAGTTAGAAGAGAATGGAATAACTCACGAAATGACAACATATAGTGGTGCACCACATGCCTTTTCTGTCATTGGTTCAAGTAGATATCACAAAGTTGCAGATGAAAAATCATGGAGAAGATTTACAGAGATCTTAGAATCTACTTTAAAATAA
- a CDS encoding homoserine O-acetyltransferase, with translation MKIETKIAKFTTPLHLESGRILEPYEIKYETYGELNQDKSNVIVICHALSGSHHAAGRYENEAKPGWWDNFIGDGKTIDTTKYFVICTNNLGSCFGSTSPMSPMNKAGEAYRLKFPVLAITDIVKAQKRLFTSLGIEHVKAVIGGSMGGMQALCYSIEYPDFADTIIAMATTAYTRPWAIAVNKIAMESIRNDPAFKNGNYTKGDLIANGLPGLAIGRMAGLIAYVGPNSMNNKFGRNYVETDGLYELFGRFEVERYLEYNAYNFPKIFDPLSYLYVCKTMNIFDAARGTDKLPDALSKIKCDLHLISFSDDVLFFPQEMEEIYNIMRDMNMENVKYKMIESTHGHDSFLVELDKFKDYVVDILEKKI, from the coding sequence TTGAAAATAGAGACTAAAATAGCTAAATTTACGACTCCTTTACACCTAGAAAGTGGACGAATTTTAGAACCTTATGAAATAAAATACGAAACCTACGGAGAATTAAACCAAGATAAATCAAATGTAATCGTTATCTGTCATGCTTTAAGTGGCTCTCATCATGCAGCTGGAAGATATGAAAATGAAGCGAAACCGGGTTGGTGGGATAATTTTATAGGTGATGGCAAAACTATTGATACTACAAAATACTTTGTAATCTGTACAAATAATCTTGGCTCTTGTTTTGGTTCAACTTCGCCAATGAGTCCTATGAATAAAGCAGGAGAAGCATACAGACTTAAATTCCCAGTTTTGGCCATAACAGATATCGTAAAAGCTCAAAAAAGACTTTTTACTTCCCTTGGTATAGAACATGTAAAAGCAGTTATTGGTGGAAGTATGGGTGGTATGCAAGCACTTTGTTATTCTATTGAGTATCCAGATTTTGCAGATACAATTATAGCTATGGCAACAACAGCATACACAAGACCTTGGGCAATAGCAGTAAATAAAATAGCAATGGAATCCATAAGAAATGATCCAGCTTTTAAAAATGGAAACTACACAAAAGGTGACCTTATAGCAAATGGTTTACCAGGACTTGCAATTGGTAGGATGGCAGGACTGATTGCCTATGTGGGACCAAACTCTATGAATAATAAATTTGGTAGAAATTATGTAGAAACAGATGGTCTTTATGAACTTTTTGGTAGATTTGAAGTTGAGAGATATTTAGAATACAATGCTTACAATTTTCCAAAGATATTTGACCCCTTATCATATTTGTATGTTTGTAAGACTATGAATATTTTCGATGCAGCAAGGGGAACAGATAAGTTGCCAGATGCCTTATCAAAGATAAAATGTGACCTTCATCTTATCTCTTTTTCTGATGATGTTTTATTTTTCCCACAAGAGATGGAAGAGATTTATAATATAATGAGAGATATGAATATGGAAAATGTAAAGTATAAAATGATAGAATCTACACATGGACATGATTCATTTTTGGTGGAACTTGATAAGTTCAAAGATTATGTAGTCGATATATTGGAGAAAAAAATATGA
- the xseB gene encoding exodeoxyribonuclease VII small subunit has product MSEEIKEELSFEEKVENAKELLEKLANPDITLSSSVEIYKNGMKELDDAQKLLETSKLQFKELSEK; this is encoded by the coding sequence ATGAGTGAAGAAATAAAAGAAGAATTAAGTTTCGAAGAAAAAGTTGAAAATGCAAAAGAATTATTAGAAAAGTTAGCAAATCCAGATATAACATTGAGTTCATCTGTAGAGATATATAAAAATGGTATGAAAGAACTTGATGATGCCCAAAAACTTTTAGAAACTTCAAAACTTCAATTCAAAGAACTATCTGAAAAATAA
- the radC gene encoding DNA repair protein RadC, whose product MKTISQLQSLDKPRERLLKYGTSALKNYELIAVLLGSGVKGKDIIKLSHEIEKFFDSNFENIDLKTLLKIHGLGTAKASQIISAIELSKRYLIDTQNYKINSASDVYEELKPYKNKRQEYFLTLYLDGANNLIETKIITIGTLNQSLVHPREVFSHAIEKRCASIIVAHNHPSGILKPSSEDINVTQRLKESGKILGIELLDHVIFTNEGFVSLNEEGVL is encoded by the coding sequence ATGAAAACCATATCACAACTACAATCATTAGATAAACCAAGGGAAAGACTTTTAAAGTATGGTACTAGTGCTTTAAAAAACTACGAACTAATAGCTGTACTACTAGGAAGTGGAGTAAAAGGCAAAGATATCATAAAACTTTCACATGAAATAGAAAAGTTCTTTGATTCAAATTTTGAAAATATAGATTTAAAAACCCTACTTAAAATACACGGACTAGGAACTGCAAAAGCTAGTCAAATAATATCTGCAATAGAACTGTCAAAAAGATACCTAATAGATACTCAAAATTATAAAATAAACTCTGCTAGTGATGTATACGAAGAACTAAAACCCTACAAAAACAAACGCCAAGAATACTTCCTAACTCTATATTTAGATGGAGCAAACAATCTAATCGAAACCAAAATCATCACAATAGGAACACTAAACCAAAGCCTAGTGCACCCAAGAGAAGTATTTTCCCACGCCATAGAAAAAAGATGCGCCAGCATAATTGTAGCCCACAATCACCCAAGTGGCATACTAAAACCAAGCAGTGAAGATATCAATGTAACACAAAGATTAAAAGAATCAGGAAAGATTTTAGGTATAGAACTTTTAGATCATGTAATATTTACAAATGAGGGGTTTGTCAGTTTGAATGAAGAGGGCGTGTTGTGA
- a CDS encoding Bro-N domain-containing protein encodes MDDKNSIKIFEDKKVRTLWDEEKEQWFISIIDVIEVLTQSDRPRKYWSDLKAKLKKEGSELSEKIGQLKMKSSDGKFYKTDVATTEQLFRLIQSIPSPKAEPFKLWLAKLGQERLDEMSDPELSIDRALKQYLELGYSENWINQRLKSIEIRKELTDEWKSIGLKEGFEFATLTDIITKTWSEKTTKEYKILKGLKKENLRDNMTNTELILNMLAEASTKDISQVTNPKDLEESKIVASQGGNVAKVAREALESKTGKKVVTSKNAKNILENQKKIE; translated from the coding sequence ATGGATGATAAAAATAGTATAAAAATATTTGAAGATAAAAAAGTAAGAACTCTTTGGGATGAAGAAAAAGAGCAGTGGTTTATTTCAATTATTGATGTGATTGAAGTACTAACCCAAAGTGATAGACCCAGAAAGTATTGGAGTGACTTAAAAGCTAAGTTAAAAAAAGAGGGAAGTGAGTTGTCCGAAAAAATCGGACAACTGAAAATGAAATCTTCTGATGGAAAATTTTACAAAACAGATGTAGCCACAACTGAGCAACTTTTTAGACTCATTCAATCAATCCCCTCACCAAAAGCTGAGCCATTTAAACTTTGGTTGGCAAAGTTAGGACAAGAGCGACTTGATGAGATGAGTGATCCTGAACTTAGTATCGATAGAGCTTTGAAACAATATTTAGAATTAGGTTATAGTGAGAATTGGATAAATCAAAGACTAAAAAGTATCGAAATACGAAAAGAGCTTACCGATGAGTGGAAAAGTATAGGCTTAAAAGAGGGATTTGAATTTGCTACCTTGACGGACATCATCACAAAAACTTGGTCAGAAAAAACCACCAAAGAGTACAAAATACTCAAAGGGCTTAAAAAAGAGAATTTAAGAGACAATATGACAAATACGGAGCTTATTTTAAATATGTTGGCAGAAGCTTCTACCAAAGATATATCACAAGTAACCAATCCAAAAGATTTAGAAGAAAGTAAAATAGTAGCTTCACAAGGTGGTAATGTAGCCAAAGTAGCAAGAGAAGCACTTGAATCAAAAACAGGTAAAAAAGTTGTCACAAGTAAAAATGCGAAAAATATCTTAGAGAATCAAAAGAAAATAGAGTGA